ATAAATGTACGGTTAACGGCGATGTATTTTTGGGTGAACGGGGTTGTTCCCGCACCAATAAATAACCGCTAACTATTACAAGCACTTCCTATCCTGAACTGAGAGGTCTCTCATTAGATAACCTTGCATAATAGCGCAATGATAACTAATACGGTATCCCACAAAGGGGATGAAATCGTCAGTCCAAAACCTCGCACAGCATAGCATGTAAGTTACGAATTTTTACAATTTTATTGATATGTTGAATTGCAGGTATAAAAGAGAGGATTTTTTATATAATCGATATATTTTACAACTAGATATAATGTCGAAATTGTAAAGTAGACGGGCAATAATTTTGCAAGAAACTGCTTGTTTTGTGATAACGAAAACGTTTTCGAACAAAACTTAGAGTCAATGACTTGTTAATGTGTATTTGCCCGCGTGTTAATAAAAGGTTAAAGCGGTTGCTTGGGTATGGTCACCAGATTTCGCTCAGAGTGCAAGTAGTGGTATGATGAGTCATTCGACCTAACAATAATGAATCGGACAAACTACAACATGGTTATACGGGCAAAAAGTCCAGCAGGTTTTGCTGAGAAATACATAATCGAAAGTATTTGGAATGGTCGCTTCGCGCCGGGATCGATCTTACCAGCGGAACGCGAATTGTCAGAACTTATCGGAGTGACTAGGACGACTTTGCGTGAAGTTTTACAGCGCCTAGCAAGAGATGGATGGTTGACCATTCAGCATGGGAAGCCAACGAAAGTGAATCAGTTTATGGAGACATCTAGTCTGCATATTTTGGATACACTGATGACGTTGGATTCTGACAATGCCAACAGTATTGTAGAAGATTTATTAGCTGCTCGTTCTAATATTAGCCCTATTTTTATGCGCTATGCGTTTAAAGCAAATAAAGAAAGTTCAGAAAAAACGATTAAAGGCGTAATCGAATCATGTGAGAGCTTGCTTGCCGCAGAAAGTTGGGAAGCGTTTATTGCTGCCTCTCCTTATGGTGACAAGATCGTACAAGCGGTTAAAGATGATGGTGAAAAAAATCCAGAATTGCGCCAAGCATTATTGATAGCAAAAACATTTAATTTTTATGACTATATGCTTTTTCAACGATTGGCTTTCCATTCGGGAAATCAGATATATGGGCTTATATTCAACGGTTTGAAGAAATTATATAACCGAGTAGGTAACTTTTATTTCTCACACTCAGAATCGAGAGAGTTGGCATTAAAATTCTATCGCGAACTTTTGCAAAACTGCGAAAGTGGAGCAAAAGAAGAGCTGCCTTTACTCATCCGTAATTATGGATTGGAAAGTGGCCAGATCTGGAATGAGATGAAAACATCGTTGCCGTCCAATTTTACGGAAGACGATCATTAATGAAGTAACCCTGCTTCGTTTTTTATTAGCACCCAAAAGCCAGCAGATTCCGGTCTATTGGCTTTTTTGTCATTGGAATCAATATTAACAATAAAACCTCTTTTTTTGGAAAGAGGTTTTATTGTGTGTGGTAGCTTGTTTTTGCCTCTTTGTGTTATAGCGAGATAATGGTGCTATTGTGACTAACGCGTTAAAGATATATTGGCAATGA
This portion of the Vibrio sp. VB16 genome encodes:
- the fadR gene encoding fatty acid metabolism transcriptional regulator FadR, giving the protein MVIRAKSPAGFAEKYIIESIWNGRFAPGSILPAERELSELIGVTRTTLREVLQRLARDGWLTIQHGKPTKVNQFMETSSLHILDTLMTLDSDNANSIVEDLLAARSNISPIFMRYAFKANKESSEKTIKGVIESCESLLAAESWEAFIAASPYGDKIVQAVKDDGEKNPELRQALLIAKTFNFYDYMLFQRLAFHSGNQIYGLIFNGLKKLYNRVGNFYFSHSESRELALKFYRELLQNCESGAKEELPLLIRNYGLESGQIWNEMKTSLPSNFTEDDH